The Tardiphaga alba genome includes a window with the following:
- a CDS encoding DMT family transporter, whose protein sequence is MTDHLLTRRTALVLFSVVVVTWGLNWTVTKFLVLSVSPLWSSAIRSALATVTLLVVLLARRQLIVPARGDWPVVLSVATLHMGAFSALIAFGLQLVPVGRSIVLGYTTPLWVAPAAWLLLREPITPARLGGIALGLAGLMVMFNPLAFDWASRDALVGNGLLLLAALCWAANIVYLRRHRWIATPFQLVFWQALLASLILTTLAFLCEGPPPAIVWTRELVAAFLFAGICGTALAHWAMALINRSLPATTTSLGLLATPVMGVILSALLLGETVSLALVVAMALILGGIAVGTFTGGTPAQLSRAVRRPVVRSP, encoded by the coding sequence ATGACTGATCACCTGCTGACGCGCCGCACGGCACTTGTGTTGTTCTCCGTGGTCGTTGTGACGTGGGGGCTGAACTGGACCGTCACGAAATTCCTGGTCCTGAGCGTATCGCCGCTGTGGTCGAGCGCGATCCGGTCGGCGCTGGCGACAGTGACGCTGCTGGTCGTGCTGCTGGCGCGCCGGCAACTGATCGTGCCCGCGCGGGGCGACTGGCCCGTGGTCCTATCCGTGGCTACGCTACATATGGGCGCGTTCTCTGCGCTCATCGCATTCGGCCTGCAACTGGTCCCGGTCGGACGGTCCATCGTGCTCGGCTATACGACGCCGCTCTGGGTCGCGCCCGCGGCGTGGCTGTTGCTGCGTGAACCGATCACACCGGCGCGGCTGGGCGGCATCGCGCTCGGCCTTGCCGGGCTGATGGTTATGTTCAATCCGCTCGCATTCGACTGGGCCTCACGCGACGCGCTGGTCGGCAATGGATTGCTGCTGTTGGCGGCGCTGTGCTGGGCCGCGAACATCGTCTATCTGCGCCGACACCGCTGGATCGCAACGCCGTTTCAACTCGTGTTCTGGCAGGCGTTGCTGGCGAGCTTGATCCTCACGACACTGGCCTTCCTCTGCGAGGGACCACCGCCGGCCATCGTCTGGACGCGCGAGCTCGTGGCGGCATTTCTGTTCGCTGGCATCTGCGGCACGGCGCTGGCGCATTGGGCGATGGCGCTGATCAATCGCAGCCTGCCGGCCACGACGACATCGCTGGGACTGCTGGCAACGCCGGTGATGGGCGTCATTCTGTCGGCGCTGCTGCTCGGCGAGACCGTCAGTCTCGCGCTGGTCGTCGCGATGGCGCTGATCCTCGGCGGCATCGCGGTGGGCACGTTCACGGGCGGGACGCCTGCGCAGCTCAGCCGAGCCGTTCGCCGACCAGTTGTCCGATCGCCTTGA
- the bla gene encoding class A beta-lactamase gives MMIDRRTFLLTASAFAATPAFAKEAPAALLAYERDSGGRIGVYARNLTSGAELRWRDTDRFVMCSTFKASLAACVLSRVDHGKDQLDAMIPYTQKDLITHAPVAKENLAKGALSVGEMAKAIVEISDNTCANLLLARIGGPKALTAFWREHGDVTSRLDDYELELNRTPLGRIENTTTPRAMALSLEHLAIGDGLQPVSRAQFVEWLVNCKTGANRLRAGLPASWKIGDKTGNNGKDAAGDIAVAWPAPDRPVVIAAYTRGGKPTPAQIDAVFKAIGQLVGERLG, from the coding sequence ATGATGATTGATCGCCGCACCTTTCTCCTGACTGCATCGGCCTTCGCGGCCACCCCGGCTTTCGCCAAAGAAGCCCCGGCCGCCTTGCTCGCCTATGAGCGCGACAGCGGTGGGCGGATCGGCGTCTATGCCAGGAACCTGACCAGCGGCGCCGAACTGCGCTGGCGCGACACCGATCGCTTCGTCATGTGCAGCACGTTCAAGGCCTCGCTCGCGGCCTGCGTGCTGTCGCGCGTCGATCACGGCAAGGATCAGCTCGATGCCATGATCCCCTACACGCAAAAAGATCTGATCACGCACGCACCGGTCGCGAAAGAGAATCTCGCCAAGGGTGCGCTGTCCGTCGGCGAGATGGCGAAAGCGATCGTCGAGATCAGCGACAACACCTGCGCCAATCTGCTGCTCGCGCGTATCGGCGGCCCCAAGGCTCTGACCGCCTTCTGGCGTGAACATGGCGACGTCACCTCGCGCCTCGACGATTACGAGCTTGAACTCAATCGCACTCCTCTTGGCAGGATCGAGAACACGACGACGCCGCGCGCCATGGCCTTGAGCCTCGAACATCTCGCCATCGGCGACGGGCTGCAGCCGGTGTCGCGCGCGCAATTCGTCGAATGGCTGGTGAATTGCAAGACCGGCGCCAATCGTTTGCGTGCGGGCCTGCCCGCGTCCTGGAAGATCGGTGACAAGACCGGCAACAACGGCAAGGACGCCGCCGGCGACATCGCCGTGGCATGGCCGGCGCCGGATCGCCCGGTGGTAATCGCCGCCTATACGCGGGGCGGCAAGCCGACGCCCGCGCAGATCGACGCCGTGTTCAAGGCGATCGGACAACTGGTCGGCGAACGGCTCGGCTGA
- a CDS encoding glycosyltransferase family 39 protein, with protein sequence MSSITTADIDTPARRSVDQTCDDLAILALVVVSIVAAFTFRDYGLGWDDYTHAEYADLLLKMYGSGFRDTGALSFANLYMYGGGFDMAAALLHKVIPLELFETRRLLGAIVGVIGIAVTWRVSRRIAGPVAGLVTLLLLALCPTFYGHMFMNPKDAPFAVAMIVLMLGLVRLVQEYPNPSQRTVLILGIGAGCSIGCRILAGLTLIYALIGFAPLFLEEWRNNGLRESIRRLLHVVYLLLPGLAFGYLIMGLIWPWSILEPANPLRALTYFSTFFEKPWKEMFDGAMISVPDMPWSYLPTLFALQLPEVLITLLAGGIALTIFSAARKDVPARRKTILLMLTAAAMLPLIIAMVKRPALYNGIRHFIFVIPPMTVLAGVAFASLMGWLRVHHRGAQAAAVAALSFGLMLPMAEMIRLHPYQYTHFNYVAGTVRQADALFMLDYWGLALKQASDALKEQIDERQEHAPAGRKWKVAVCGPQRPAQVALGPDFTIGWDSHAADFAMTLGEFYCKGLTAPVIAEIKRDDVVFARVYDIRGSSISSLLAIPAP encoded by the coding sequence ATGTCATCGATTACGACTGCGGACATCGACACGCCTGCGCGGCGCTCGGTGGACCAAACATGTGACGACCTCGCCATCCTGGCGCTGGTTGTTGTCAGCATCGTTGCCGCTTTCACCTTCAGGGATTACGGACTCGGCTGGGACGACTACACCCACGCCGAATATGCCGACCTCTTGCTGAAGATGTATGGATCGGGCTTCCGCGATACCGGCGCCCTCTCCTTTGCCAATCTCTATATGTATGGCGGCGGTTTCGACATGGCCGCAGCGCTGCTGCACAAGGTCATCCCGCTCGAACTGTTCGAGACGCGTCGCCTGCTCGGCGCCATTGTCGGCGTGATCGGCATCGCCGTCACCTGGCGCGTCAGCCGCCGGATCGCCGGCCCGGTCGCCGGCCTCGTCACGCTGCTGCTGCTGGCGCTGTGCCCGACCTTCTACGGCCACATGTTCATGAACCCGAAGGATGCGCCCTTCGCCGTGGCCATGATCGTGCTGATGCTCGGCCTCGTCCGGCTCGTGCAGGAATATCCCAATCCGTCGCAGCGCACCGTGTTGATCCTCGGCATCGGTGCCGGCTGCTCGATCGGTTGCCGCATCCTGGCCGGCCTCACACTGATCTATGCGCTGATCGGCTTCGCGCCGCTGTTCCTCGAAGAGTGGCGCAACAACGGCCTGCGCGAAAGCATCCGCCGCCTGCTGCACGTCGTCTATCTGCTGCTGCCCGGCCTCGCCTTCGGCTATCTGATCATGGGCCTGATCTGGCCATGGTCGATCCTGGAGCCCGCCAATCCGCTGCGCGCACTGACCTACTTCTCCACCTTCTTCGAGAAGCCATGGAAGGAAATGTTCGACGGCGCCATGATCTCGGTGCCGGACATGCCGTGGTCCTATCTGCCGACGCTGTTCGCGCTGCAGCTGCCGGAAGTGCTCATCACGTTGCTGGCCGGCGGCATCGCGCTGACGATCTTTTCCGCCGCCCGCAAGGACGTGCCGGCGCGCCGCAAGACCATCCTGCTGATGCTGACGGCGGCTGCGATGCTGCCGCTGATCATCGCCATGGTGAAGCGCCCGGCGCTCTATAACGGCATCCGACATTTCATTTTCGTCATCCCGCCGATGACGGTGCTGGCCGGCGTCGCCTTCGCGTCGCTGATGGGCTGGCTGCGCGTCCATCATCGTGGCGCACAGGCCGCGGCCGTGGCTGCGCTGTCATTCGGCCTGATGCTGCCGATGGCCGAAATGATCCGGCTGCATCCCTATCAGTACACGCACTTCAATTATGTCGCCGGCACCGTGCGCCAGGCCGACGCGCTGTTCATGCTCGATTACTGGGGCCTCGCGCTGAAGCAGGCATCGGACGCGCTGAAGGAGCAGATCGACGAGCGGCAGGAACACGCCCCCGCCGGCCGCAAGTGGAAGGTCGCGGTGTGCGGTCCGCAGCGCCCGGCGCAGGTCGCGCTCGGTCCTGACTTCACCATCGGATGGGACAGCCACGCCGCCGACTTCGCGATGACCCTTGGCGAATTCTACTGCAAGGGCCTCACCGCCCCCGTGATCGCCGAAATCAAGCGCGACGACGTCGTGTTCGCTCGCGTCTACGACATTCGCGGCAGCAGCATTTCCAGCCTGCTGGCGATCCCCGCGCCGTAA